A DNA window from Argiope bruennichi chromosome X2, qqArgBrue1.1, whole genome shotgun sequence contains the following coding sequences:
- the LOC129960775 gene encoding dermonecrotic toxin SdSicTox-betaIIB1aiii-like: protein MYGCIFNMGFWISDFKKVVTHWINFRLQLHLLLLYLCLNDGALVAAEGRRPVYIIAHMVNSIYELDDFLARGANAIEIDLTFYSNGTVKNVYHGYPCDCYRVCDERENFARYLNHIRDISNPVNTHFRESLTFLFLDLKLGDVARKDKYKAGEEIAKYLITHLWNKDLTDPDIEVLLSIPHVSDGETIRGVRDTFTKSNRATTMQKLGFDVSLNDDLNSIKKMYSRLGVTSNRWQGDGITNCLRLFRDDSRLRHAIRIRDSSAGFLEKVYDWTVDTTSVIRRSLRAGVDGLITNFPERVVSVLQEPEFRDKYRLATSDDNPFSKVHTPPFKTSVQSQSENLYVSSVREITVALMGYIWDFYKLRLKRPATLFPLLQELLSRAQPLLRRYSNIRKLSKNGVTR, encoded by the coding sequence ATGTACGGTTGTATTTTCAATATGGGCTTTTGGATATCAGACTTCAAAAAGGTAGTAACCCATTGGATAAATTTTCGACTGCAgttgcatttattacttttatatttgtgCTTAAACGATGGTGCGCTTGTTGCTGCTGAAGGTCGTCGACCAGTGTATATTATCGCTCATATGGTTAACTCTATATATGAATTAGATGATTTCTTAGCAAGAGGAGCGAATGCTATCGAAATAGATCTCACTTTCTATAGCAACGGAACTGTGAAGAATGTGTATCATGGATATCCTTGCGATTGTTACAGGGTATGTGACGAACGAGAAAACTTTGCCAGATATTTAAACCATATCCGAGACATATCTAATCCAGTCAATACTCATTTTCGTGAAAGTCTCACTTTCTTATTTTTGGATCTAAAATTGGGTGATGTTGCCcgtaaagataaatataaagcTGGAGAagaaattgctaaatatttaatcactcatctttggaacaaagatttgactGATCCTGATATCGAAGTCCTCCTTTCTATTCCTCATGTATCAGACGGTGAGACTATAAGAGGTGTTAGAGACACTTTCACGAAGTCCAACAGAGCAACAACGATGCAAAAATTAGGTTTTGATGTCAGCTTAAATGATGATTTGAActccataaaaaaaatgtattcaagatTAGGAGTGACGTCCAACCGTTGGCAAGGAGATGGCATTACCAACTGTTTGAGACTTTTCAGAGATGACAGTAGGCTACGCCATGCAATTCGAATCAGAGATTCAAGCGCTGGATTTTTAGAGAAGGTTTATGATTGGACAGTGGACACAACTTCAGTAATAAGAAGGTCTTTGAGAGCAGGAGTTGATGGACTTATTACAAATTTCCCTGAACGAGTTGTCTCTGTTTTACAAGAACCAGAATTTAGGGATAAGTATCGCCTTGCAACTTCTGATGATAATCCTTTTTCAAAAGTACACACTCCACCTTTCAAAACTAGTGTTCAATCGCAAAGTGAAAATTTATATGTGTCTTCAGTACGAGAAATAACTGTGGCCCTTATGGGATACATATGGGATTTTTATAAACTACGTCTCAAAAGGCCTGCGACATTATTTCCTCTTTTACAAGAGCTTCTAAGCAGAGCACAGCCACTCTTGCGACGGTATAGTAACATAAGGAAGCTTTCAAAGAACGGTGTTACAAGATAA